The proteins below come from a single Pandoraea apista genomic window:
- a CDS encoding 2-hydroxymuconic semialdehyde dehydrogenase → MSLATPPLLRHYVDGAFIATGRQFDNVSPVDGRLVANVCEADAATVDRAVSAARRALHEGPWGKTTPAERAAVLHRIADGIQARFDEFVAAEVADTGRPTEQARTLDIARGIANFRMFADLIKTAGSEMYEMRAADGGDVMNYVTRKPLGVIGIISPWNLPLLLFTWKVAPALAMGNCVVAKPSEETPSSATLLAEVMDAAGVPPGVFNLVHGFGPNSAGEFLTKHPDVAAITFTGESRTGSAIMKAVADGVKEISFELGGKNAAVVFADADFEKAVDGVVRSSFTNAGQVCLCSERVYVERPIFDRFVAALAERAAALRIDAPDAPGVQMGPLVSRKHREKVLSYYRLAVEEGATVVTGGDVPVFGDARDDGAFVQPTVWTGLPDTARCVREEIFGPVCHVAPFDSEDEVIRRVNDSDYGLAGCVWTTNLSRAHRVARQFQTGLVWVNTWFLRDLRTPFGGVKLSGLGREGGRHSLDFYSEITNICIKL, encoded by the coding sequence GTGAGCCTTGCGACTCCGCCGCTGCTGCGGCACTACGTGGACGGCGCCTTCATCGCCACCGGCCGTCAGTTCGATAACGTAAGCCCCGTTGACGGACGGCTCGTCGCCAACGTCTGCGAAGCCGACGCCGCTACGGTCGACCGGGCAGTGAGCGCCGCCCGTCGCGCCTTGCATGAGGGTCCGTGGGGCAAAACCACGCCCGCCGAGCGCGCGGCCGTGCTGCACCGTATCGCCGATGGTATCCAGGCCCGCTTCGACGAGTTCGTGGCGGCCGAAGTCGCCGACACCGGCCGTCCCACCGAACAGGCCCGCACGCTGGACATCGCCCGCGGGATCGCCAACTTCCGCATGTTCGCCGACCTCATCAAGACGGCGGGCAGCGAAATGTACGAAATGCGCGCGGCCGACGGCGGCGACGTGATGAATTACGTCACGCGCAAGCCGCTTGGCGTGATCGGCATCATCTCGCCGTGGAATTTGCCGCTGCTGCTGTTTACGTGGAAGGTCGCCCCCGCGCTGGCGATGGGCAACTGCGTGGTTGCCAAGCCGTCGGAAGAAACGCCGTCTTCAGCCACGCTGCTCGCCGAGGTGATGGACGCCGCCGGCGTGCCGCCCGGTGTCTTCAATCTCGTGCATGGCTTCGGCCCGAACTCGGCAGGCGAATTCCTGACGAAGCATCCCGACGTGGCCGCGATCACCTTCACCGGCGAATCGCGCACGGGCAGCGCCATCATGAAAGCCGTAGCCGACGGCGTGAAGGAGATCTCGTTCGAGCTTGGCGGCAAGAATGCCGCCGTGGTGTTCGCCGATGCCGACTTCGAGAAAGCTGTCGACGGCGTGGTCCGCTCCTCGTTCACCAACGCCGGTCAGGTGTGCCTGTGCTCGGAGCGTGTCTACGTGGAACGGCCAATCTTCGATCGCTTCGTCGCGGCACTGGCCGAACGCGCCGCCGCGCTGCGCATCGATGCCCCCGACGCCCCCGGTGTACAAATGGGCCCGCTCGTATCGCGCAAGCATCGCGAGAAAGTGCTCTCCTACTATCGGCTGGCAGTCGAGGAAGGGGCCACCGTCGTGACCGGCGGTGACGTGCCCGTGTTCGGCGACGCGCGCGACGACGGCGCCTTCGTGCAACCGACGGTCTGGACCGGCTTGCCCGACACGGCGCGCTGCGTTCGCGAAGAAATCTTCGGCCCGGTGTGCCACGTTGCGCCGTTTGACAGCGAAGACGAAGTGATCCGCCGGGTGAACGACAGCGACTATGGTCTTGCCGGCTGTGTGTGGACGACGAACCTCTCTCGCGCGCACCGCGTGGCGCGTCAGTTCCAGACCGGACTCGTGTGGGTAAACACCTGGTTCCTGCGCGACCTGCGCACGCCCTTCGGCGGCGTGAAGCTCTCCGGGCTGGGTCGAGAAGGCGGACGCCACTCGCTCGACTTCTATTCCGAAATCACCAACATCTGCATCAAACTGTGA
- a CDS encoding SRPBCC family protein — protein sequence MNEYHFLTLWRLTAPLDEVWDTIRDVDHWAHWWPCVRNVRTLEPGDADGVGAVRELTWHGALPYSLTFEARITHIDPMREVRSVATGEVQGTGVWRFDTEGSITVVRYAWDVHMKRNWMNKLSPIAQPLFRWNHNYVMRRGGEGLAAVLNAHLVECLDTDLPPAAIGEERNPRDLREARSRMSHDSHH from the coding sequence ATGAACGAATATCACTTCCTCACCTTGTGGCGGCTCACTGCGCCGCTGGACGAAGTCTGGGACACCATTCGCGACGTCGACCATTGGGCTCACTGGTGGCCATGCGTGCGCAATGTACGCACCCTCGAGCCGGGCGATGCCGATGGCGTAGGCGCCGTGCGGGAATTGACCTGGCACGGTGCTCTGCCTTATTCGCTCACCTTCGAGGCGCGCATCACCCACATCGACCCGATGCGCGAAGTGCGCAGCGTGGCCACAGGCGAGGTGCAAGGCACCGGCGTTTGGCGCTTCGACACGGAAGGCTCGATCACCGTCGTGCGCTACGCGTGGGATGTGCACATGAAGCGCAACTGGATGAACAAACTCTCGCCCATTGCCCAGCCGCTGTTCCGCTGGAATCACAATTACGTCATGCGACGTGGCGGCGAGGGCCTTGCGGCGGTACTCAATGCCCATCTGGTCGAGTGTCTCGATACCGACCTGCCGCCGGCGGCCATAGGTGAAGAGCGCAACCCGCGCGACTTGCGCGAAGCTCGTTCGAGAATGAGTCACGACTCGCACCACTGA